A genomic stretch from Bosea sp. F3-2 includes:
- a CDS encoding M81 family metallopeptidase: MRLALIHIVQETNDFNPVLTTLADFEAFGIYEGEEIARHFGEIGQIGGHYAAVKESGLDIETIPIIRAWAVAGGRISREAFDYFQAKIRAGLETIGPIDGLVLHLHGACAAEGIDDVEGEQAELCRKILGPDVPILLGLDHHANVTQKIMANCTAIVGHRTQPHDVFDTGKVGTEVLLRILREKCKPVMAWRKIPLLSHQEQFLTSKGPMKIWFDRARALEADGQVLQASNYPMQPWLDVAEGGWSTIVVTDGDQALAERLADELADLAWSMRDDFQVREAVSVDDAVRKADAAPRGMVVLSDTGDTVFGGAAGDSNLIFESILRLGTKGRALIPLISPRAVATLVAAGEGAEVTLPLGGDAAPAFFKPLTVTGKVRRIGGGAIPLAFNHQTEVDMGRVVIFDVGPATLLISELRGVAGNVPGVYEAFGIDLADYKMAVLKTASNFQYFAPITSEVVRADTRGPGQSDVFTLPWQRIPRPVYPLETISDWRAHSSQPGAGTS, from the coding sequence TTGCGCCTGGCTCTGATCCACATCGTTCAGGAGACGAACGACTTCAATCCGGTGCTGACGACGCTCGCCGATTTCGAGGCCTTCGGAATCTATGAGGGCGAGGAGATCGCCCGGCATTTCGGCGAGATCGGCCAGATCGGCGGCCATTACGCGGCGGTGAAGGAGTCCGGCCTCGACATCGAGACGATCCCGATCATCCGAGCCTGGGCAGTAGCGGGTGGACGCATCTCGCGCGAAGCCTTCGACTACTTCCAGGCGAAGATCCGGGCGGGGCTCGAAACCATCGGACCGATCGATGGGCTCGTGCTGCATCTGCACGGCGCCTGCGCGGCCGAGGGCATCGACGATGTCGAGGGCGAGCAGGCGGAACTCTGCCGCAAGATCCTCGGGCCGGATGTGCCGATTCTGCTCGGGCTCGACCACCACGCCAATGTCACTCAGAAGATCATGGCCAATTGCACGGCCATCGTCGGGCACCGCACCCAGCCGCATGATGTGTTCGACACCGGCAAGGTCGGCACCGAGGTGCTGCTGCGCATCCTGCGGGAGAAGTGCAAGCCCGTGATGGCGTGGCGCAAGATCCCGCTGCTGTCGCATCAGGAGCAGTTCCTGACCTCGAAAGGGCCGATGAAGATCTGGTTCGACCGGGCGCGGGCGCTGGAGGCCGACGGCCAAGTGCTGCAGGCCTCGAACTATCCGATGCAGCCCTGGCTCGACGTCGCCGAGGGTGGCTGGTCGACGATCGTCGTCACCGATGGCGACCAGGCGCTGGCGGAGAGACTGGCAGACGAACTCGCCGATCTCGCCTGGTCGATGCGCGACGATTTTCAGGTCCGCGAAGCCGTTTCGGTCGATGATGCCGTGCGCAAGGCCGATGCGGCGCCGCGTGGCATGGTGGTGCTGAGCGATACCGGCGACACGGTCTTCGGCGGGGCGGCGGGCGACAGCAACCTGATCTTCGAGTCGATCCTGCGGCTTGGCACCAAGGGCCGCGCGCTCATTCCGCTGATCTCGCCGCGGGCGGTCGCGACGCTGGTCGCGGCGGGCGAGGGGGCTGAGGTCACCTTGCCGCTCGGCGGCGACGCGGCGCCGGCGTTCTTCAAGCCGCTGACGGTGACGGGGAAGGTGCGGCGCATCGGCGGTGGCGCGATCCCGCTCGCCTTCAACCACCAGACCGAGGTCGATATGGGCCGGGTCGTGATCTTCGATGTCGGGCCCGCAACCTTGCTGATCTCGGAGTTGCGCGGCGTCGCCGGCAATGTCCCGGGCGTCTACGAGGCGTTCGGCATCGATCTCGCCGACTATAAGATGGCGGTGCTGAAGACGGCCTCGAACTTCCAGTATTTCGCGCCGATCACCTCCGAAGTCGTTCGCGCCGATACGCGCGGCCCAGGGCAATCGGACGTGTTCACCTTGCCGTGGCAGCGGATTCCGCGCCCGGTCTATCCATTGGAGACAATAAGCGACTGGCGGGCGCATTCGTCCCAGCCGGGAGCGGGGACGAGTTGA
- a CDS encoding M81 family metallopeptidase, translating into MRVFTASLATETNTFAPLFVDRSAFESAFYCPPGTHPETPTLCSAPTVAARHRATSEGYELVEGTATWAEPAGLVSREGYESLRDEVLGQLKAALPVDIVLLGLHGAMVARGYDDCEGDLIARVRALAGQDCVVGAELDMHCHLTAQMVENADIIVAFKEFPHTDFLARAEDLLELCLKAARKQVKPVSAVFDCRGLAAFMTSREPGRSFVDRIKAMEGRDGILSISVAHGFQAADVADVGTKILVISEGDPAKAAALAKELGLEILRWGQGASPKHYKPEEGIAAALELAEPGKPVVLADRWDNPGGGVAGDSSVMVEALIRHPDVPAAIGALWDPVAVSLCRAAGVGAEIPLRFAGKAAPSSGRPIDATVRIIGTTENLLIPFEQSWVSLGPAAAIRIGQLDIVLASTRAQTFSPPVFTDLGVDLATKKVVVVKSSNHFHAAFAPIAASVLYLDSGGPYPPDARKIPYTKVKRPFSPLDPNPWL; encoded by the coding sequence ATGCGCGTCTTTACTGCGTCGCTGGCGACGGAAACCAACACCTTCGCGCCGCTCTTCGTCGACCGCAGCGCCTTCGAGAGCGCCTTCTACTGCCCGCCAGGAACCCATCCAGAGACGCCGACGCTGTGCTCTGCTCCCACCGTCGCGGCCCGGCACCGAGCCACGAGCGAAGGCTACGAGCTGGTCGAGGGCACCGCGACCTGGGCCGAGCCGGCGGGGCTGGTCTCGCGGGAGGGTTATGAAAGCTTGCGCGACGAGGTTCTCGGCCAGCTCAAGGCCGCGTTGCCGGTCGATATCGTGCTACTCGGCCTGCACGGCGCGATGGTGGCGCGCGGCTATGACGATTGCGAGGGAGACCTGATCGCACGGGTGCGGGCGCTGGCCGGCCAGGATTGTGTCGTTGGCGCCGAACTCGACATGCATTGCCATCTCACCGCGCAGATGGTCGAGAACGCCGACATCATCGTCGCCTTCAAGGAATTCCCGCATACGGATTTCCTGGCGCGGGCCGAGGATCTGCTGGAGCTTTGCCTGAAGGCCGCGCGCAAGCAGGTGAAGCCAGTCAGCGCCGTGTTCGATTGCCGCGGGCTCGCCGCCTTCATGACCAGCCGCGAGCCTGGGCGTAGCTTCGTCGACCGGATCAAGGCGATGGAAGGCCGCGACGGCATCCTCTCGATCTCGGTCGCCCACGGCTTCCAAGCGGCAGATGTCGCTGATGTCGGGACAAAGATTCTGGTTATTTCTGAAGGCGACCCCGCGAAGGCGGCGGCGCTGGCAAAGGAACTCGGCCTCGAAATCTTGCGCTGGGGGCAGGGAGCTTCGCCGAAACATTACAAGCCCGAGGAGGGGATCGCGGCGGCGCTCGAATTGGCTGAGCCCGGCAAGCCGGTGGTGCTCGCCGATCGCTGGGACAATCCGGGCGGCGGTGTCGCCGGCGATTCCTCGGTGATGGTCGAGGCGCTGATACGTCACCCGGATGTGCCGGCGGCGATCGGTGCGCTCTGGGACCCGGTCGCAGTCAGCCTCTGCCGCGCGGCCGGCGTCGGGGCGGAGATCCCGCTGCGCTTCGCCGGCAAGGCGGCGCCGTCTTCCGGCAGGCCGATCGACGCGACGGTCCGGATCATCGGCACGACCGAAAACCTGCTGATCCCGTTCGAACAGAGTTGGGTTTCGCTCGGCCCGGCCGCCGCGATCCGGATCGGCCAGCTCGACATCGTGCTGGCCTCGACGCGGGCGCAGACCTTCAGCCCGCCTGTCTTCACCGATCTTGGCGTCGATCTAGCGACGAAGAAGGTGGTGGTGGTGAAGTCCTCCAACCATTTTCACGCCGCCTTCGCGCCGATCGCCGCGAGCGTGCTCTATCTCGACAGCGGCGGGCCCTATCCGCCCGACGCGCGCAAGATTCCCTACACCAAGGTGAAGCGCCCGTTCTCTCCGCTGGATCCGAACCCATGGCTGTAA
- a CDS encoding M81 family metallopeptidase codes for MPQPRRILLGSLFHETHSFVDEFTRLADFTIRTGDELLRRRGDGSTVDGFLEVAEAEGWQVVPTVDYTALPAGTVDHAAFARFLAEFDAGLRAALANGGLDGIWLALHGAMVTTDCPDPEGALLAHIRSVPGCEALPVFGVFDLHANFTAAMAQHANALVAYRENPHTDARESALRSARLLARALEEGALPRMLSTNAPVVWPPTGTGTADRPMRDLEALARRIEQENPAIWVANVIGGYSFSDVSEAGVAFAVAFTGPESAARDALARLTETAIELRDLGLPEEWDIDEAVTEILRSPGGPYLVVEPADNIGGGAPGDGTSVLRAFLRHRVENCAVAIADPAAVSAMAGAQPGELRKLSIGGKGSAIAEGPVEIEAGFVSASDGEFALEDRNSHLAASQGSRFCMGPSVVVEAGGVTILLTSRKTPPFDLGQFRSQGIHPETLKAIGVKAAVAHRRAYDDIAKGSFTVATPGPCTSKIAGLPYSRLREPVFPIHADVSHR; via the coding sequence ATGCCTCAGCCTCGCCGGATCCTGCTGGGATCGCTCTTTCACGAGACGCACAGCTTCGTCGACGAGTTCACGCGGCTGGCCGACTTCACCATCCGTACCGGAGACGAGTTGCTGCGCCGGCGCGGTGACGGTTCGACCGTGGACGGCTTCCTTGAAGTGGCGGAAGCCGAGGGCTGGCAGGTCGTCCCGACGGTCGACTACACGGCGCTGCCCGCCGGAACCGTCGATCACGCCGCCTTCGCACGCTTCTTGGCGGAATTCGATGCCGGGCTGAGGGCCGCGCTTGCTAATGGCGGCCTCGACGGCATCTGGCTCGCGCTGCATGGCGCCATGGTCACGACCGACTGCCCAGATCCGGAAGGCGCTCTCCTCGCCCATATCCGCTCCGTGCCCGGCTGCGAAGCATTGCCGGTCTTCGGCGTCTTCGACCTCCATGCCAATTTCACCGCGGCGATGGCGCAACATGCCAATGCCCTCGTCGCCTATCGCGAGAACCCGCATACGGACGCTCGCGAATCCGCCCTGCGCTCGGCCCGCCTGCTGGCGCGAGCGCTCGAGGAAGGCGCCCTGCCGCGGATGCTCTCGACCAATGCGCCGGTCGTCTGGCCCCCGACCGGCACCGGCACGGCCGACCGGCCGATGCGCGATCTTGAAGCCCTGGCGCGTCGGATCGAGCAGGAGAACCCGGCGATCTGGGTCGCGAACGTCATCGGCGGCTATTCCTTCTCCGATGTGTCCGAGGCCGGCGTCGCCTTCGCAGTCGCCTTCACCGGCCCGGAGAGCGCCGCGCGGGACGCCCTCGCCCGCTTGACGGAGACCGCCATCGAACTGCGCGATCTCGGCCTGCCGGAGGAATGGGATATCGACGAAGCCGTCACAGAAATCCTGCGCTCGCCGGGCGGCCCTTATCTCGTGGTCGAGCCGGCAGACAATATCGGCGGAGGCGCGCCGGGGGATGGCACCTCGGTGCTGCGCGCCTTCCTGCGTCACCGCGTCGAGAATTGCGCGGTCGCCATCGCAGACCCCGCCGCCGTCTCCGCCATGGCCGGGGCTCAGCCGGGCGAACTCCGCAAGCTCTCGATCGGCGGCAAGGGCAGTGCCATCGCCGAAGGGCCGGTCGAGATCGAGGCGGGCTTCGTCAGCGCCAGCGACGGAGAGTTCGCATTGGAGGATCGCAACAGCCACCTCGCCGCCTCGCAGGGCTCGCGCTTTTGCATGGGGCCGAGCGTGGTGGTCGAAGCCGGCGGCGTCACCATCCTGTTGACCAGCCGCAAGACTCCGCCCTTCGACCTCGGCCAGTTCCGCTCGCAGGGCATTCACCCCGAGACGCTGAAGGCGATCGGCGTCAAGGCGGCGGTGGCGCACCGGCGCGCCTATGACGATATCGCCAAGGGCAGCTTCACGGTGGCGACACCCGGCCCCTGCACCAGTAAGATCGCGGGGTTGCCCTATTCGCGTTTGCGCGAGCCGGTCTTTCCGATCCACGCTGACGTGTCGCACCGATAG
- a CDS encoding transporter substrate-binding domain-containing protein: MFQNLIKIAAGLGVVACALLPATGASAQGKLKEVLSRGKLVVGTGSTNPPWHFRNEKGELVGFDIEISKIIAQGLFDDPNKIEFVNQASDARIPNIVTGKVDIACQFVTVTAARAQQVAFTVPYYREGVSLMLVAGGPYADFAALKAAGPKVTVSVLQNVFAEKMVRDALPEAKVDQFESVDLMYQALNSGRAQAAATDSSSLRFYMKQNPGRYVDSGYSWNPQTYSCIVKQGDPDWLNFVNVALRESMTGTTFPIYKAAYERWFGETPPEPKIGFPQEFR, encoded by the coding sequence ATGTTTCAGAATCTGATCAAGATCGCTGCCGGGCTCGGCGTCGTCGCCTGCGCCCTACTGCCTGCCACCGGGGCCTCGGCCCAAGGCAAGCTCAAGGAGGTGCTCAGCCGCGGCAAGCTCGTCGTCGGCACCGGCAGCACCAATCCGCCATGGCATTTCCGCAATGAGAAGGGCGAGCTCGTCGGCTTCGACATCGAGATCTCCAAGATCATTGCACAGGGGCTGTTCGACGATCCCAACAAGATCGAGTTCGTCAACCAGGCCTCGGATGCCCGCATCCCGAACATCGTCACCGGCAAGGTCGACATCGCCTGCCAGTTCGTGACCGTCACCGCGGCGCGCGCCCAGCAGGTTGCCTTCACCGTGCCCTACTACCGCGAAGGCGTCAGCCTGATGCTGGTTGCCGGCGGTCCCTATGCCGATTTTGCGGCGTTGAAAGCAGCCGGCCCCAAGGTCACCGTTTCGGTGCTGCAGAACGTCTTTGCGGAGAAGATGGTCAGGGACGCGCTACCTGAAGCGAAGGTCGACCAGTTCGAGAGCGTCGACCTGATGTATCAGGCGCTGAACTCCGGCCGCGCGCAGGCCGCCGCCACCGACTCCTCGTCGCTGCGCTTCTACATGAAGCAGAATCCTGGGCGCTATGTGGATTCCGGCTATAGCTGGAACCCTCAGACCTATTCCTGCATCGTCAAGCAGGGCGACCCGGACTGGCTGAACTTCGTCAACGTGGCGCTGCGCGAGTCGATGACCGGCACGACCTTCCCGATCTACAAGGCCGCCTATGAGCGCTGGTTCGGCGAGACGCCGCCGGAGCCCAAGATCGGCTTCCCGCAGGAATTCCGCTGA
- a CDS encoding amino acid ABC transporter permease, with product MDYSLHFGAVWASFDKLLLGLAIGLGLAVVAVAIGTVLGLLAAFASVAPYRMLRSLAALYVSLIRNLPLLVLVLLAYFALPQAGITLDKYQSFTGALALYSGAYLTEVFRAGLISVPKGVIEAARSIGLTRLQTNVSVVAPIMLRNALPSLGNTFIGMFKDSSIAAAIAVPELTFEARKINVDTFRVIETWTVASGLYIAACVVIAMLLRGMERRFPKF from the coding sequence GTGGACTACTCACTGCATTTCGGCGCCGTCTGGGCGAGCTTCGACAAGCTTCTGTTGGGGCTCGCCATCGGCCTGGGCTTGGCCGTCGTCGCCGTCGCGATCGGCACCGTGCTCGGCCTGCTGGCGGCCTTTGCGAGCGTCGCGCCCTACCGAATGCTGCGCAGCCTCGCCGCACTCTATGTCTCGCTGATCCGCAACCTGCCGCTGCTCGTGCTGGTACTGCTCGCCTACTTCGCCCTGCCCCAGGCCGGCATCACCCTCGACAAGTACCAGAGCTTCACCGGCGCGCTCGCGCTCTATTCCGGCGCCTATCTCACCGAGGTGTTCCGGGCTGGGCTGATCTCCGTGCCGAAAGGCGTGATCGAAGCGGCGCGCTCGATCGGGCTGACGCGGCTGCAGACCAATGTCTCGGTTGTCGCGCCGATCATGCTGCGCAACGCCCTGCCCTCGCTCGGCAACACCTTCATCGGCATGTTCAAAGACAGCTCCATCGCGGCCGCCATCGCCGTGCCGGAACTCACCTTCGAGGCCCGCAAGATCAACGTCGACACCTTCCGGGTCATCGAGACCTGGACGGTCGCGAGCGGGCTCTACATCGCCGCCTGCGTCGTCATCGCCATGCTGCTGCGCGGCATGGAACGGCGCTTTCCGAAATTTTGA
- a CDS encoding amino acid ABC transporter permease, whose amino-acid sequence MHAFLDQLWISRFALWDGFVLTAEIAAASILFGTLLGGIVGIQLSYAPWWLKLPFRLYVDTMRGTPVLVLILAAFYIPSVAGLSLGPTQAGTLALSLFAGAHIGELLRGSLQAIPPGQAEAGRSIGLTFPQLLAYVLLPQAARSALPPWINTGVELIKGSSLLSIIGVGELLLKTQEIIGRNFMTIQFYVFAGMLYLVINIALDQLGKAVERRVGQH is encoded by the coding sequence ATGCATGCTTTCCTCGACCAGCTCTGGATTTCCCGCTTCGCGCTCTGGGACGGCTTCGTCCTCACGGCCGAGATCGCTGCCGCCTCGATCCTGTTCGGCACGCTGCTCGGCGGGATCGTCGGCATCCAGCTCTCCTACGCGCCCTGGTGGCTCAAGCTGCCGTTCCGGCTCTATGTCGACACCATGCGCGGCACGCCCGTGCTCGTCCTCATTCTCGCCGCCTTCTACATCCCCTCCGTCGCGGGCCTGAGCCTCGGCCCGACGCAAGCCGGCACCCTGGCGCTGTCGCTCTTCGCCGGCGCCCATATCGGCGAATTGCTGCGCGGCTCGCTGCAGGCAATCCCGCCGGGGCAAGCCGAGGCCGGGCGCAGCATCGGGCTGACCTTCCCGCAGCTCCTCGCCTATGTGCTCCTGCCGCAGGCGGCGCGCAGCGCGCTGCCGCCCTGGATCAACACAGGGGTCGAGCTGATCAAGGGCTCGAGCCTGCTTTCGATAATCGGCGTCGGCGAACTCCTGCTCAAGACGCAGGAGATCATCGGCCGCAATTTCATGACCATCCAGTTCTATGTCTTCGCCGGCATGCTCTATCTGGTGATCAACATCGCGCTGGATCAACTGGGCAAGGCCGTCGAACGGCGGGTCGGGCAGCACTGA
- a CDS encoding amino acid ABC transporter ATP-binding protein, translating to MDKQQPLLAIRGLTKRFGHTEVLKGVDLDLNQREVVSIIGSSGSGKTTLLRCVNLLEEYQGGDIILDGETIGYRSTSGRRHRLGDRELSRQRSMTGMVFQSFNLFPHLTAAGNVMLGLRKVLRLPKAESRGIAEKWLARVGLATRADHYPSQLSGGQQQRVAIARALAMNPKLVLLDEVTSALDPELVQEVLNTVKSIAEDGATLLIVTHEMRFARDVSNRVVFMEQGRIVEDGPPAQIFGNPKSTRLAEFLRNTRH from the coding sequence ATGGACAAGCAGCAACCTCTCCTTGCGATCCGCGGCCTGACCAAGCGCTTCGGCCACACCGAGGTTCTCAAGGGAGTCGACCTCGATCTCAACCAGCGCGAGGTGGTCTCGATCATCGGCTCCAGCGGCTCGGGCAAGACGACGCTGCTGCGCTGCGTCAATTTGCTGGAGGAATATCAGGGCGGCGACATCATCCTGGATGGCGAGACGATCGGCTACCGCTCGACCAGCGGGCGCCGGCACCGGCTCGGCGACCGCGAACTCTCGCGCCAGCGTTCGATGACCGGCATGGTCTTCCAGAGCTTCAATCTGTTTCCGCATCTGACGGCGGCCGGCAACGTGATGCTCGGCCTGCGCAAGGTGCTGAGGCTGCCGAAGGCGGAATCCCGGGGGATCGCCGAGAAATGGCTGGCGCGCGTCGGCCTCGCCACGCGGGCCGACCACTATCCGAGCCAGCTCTCCGGCGGCCAGCAGCAGCGCGTCGCCATTGCCCGCGCCCTCGCCATGAACCCCAAGCTCGTGCTGCTCGACGAGGTGACCTCGGCGCTCGACCCCGAACTGGTTCAGGAAGTCCTGAACACGGTGAAGAGCATCGCGGAGGACGGCGCTACACTGCTGATCGTGACGCATGAGATGCGCTTTGCCAGGGACGTCTCGAACCGCGTCGTCTTCATGGAACAGGGGCGGATCGTCGAGGACGGTCCGCCGGCTCAGATCTTCGGCAATCCCAAAAGCACCCGGCTGGCGGAGTTTCTGCGCAATACGCGGCACTAG
- the ytfQ gene encoding galactofuranose ABC transporter, galactofuranose-binding protein YtfQ: MKLKGILIASAIAGAVSAGAQAKDLTVGFSQIGSESGWRAAETTVSKSEAKRRDVTLKIADAQQKQENQIKAIRSFIAQGVDAVFLAPVVATGWDSVLKEAKEAKIPVVLLDRDIDPAGKDLYLTAVTSDSVHEGKVAGDWLVKTVGSKPCNVVELQGTVGASVATNRKKGFENGIAGQANIKLVRSQTGEFTRAKGKEVMESFIKAEGGGKSICAVYAHNDDMMVGAIQAMKEAGLKPGKDILTVSIDAVPDIFKAMAAGEANATVELTPNMAGPALDALVAYKAKGTVPPKWIQTESKLYTASDNPQAIYDSKKGLGY; this comes from the coding sequence ATGAAGCTCAAGGGCATTTTGATCGCGTCTGCGATTGCGGGCGCCGTGTCAGCCGGCGCGCAGGCCAAGGACCTGACCGTCGGCTTCTCGCAGATCGGCTCGGAATCGGGCTGGCGCGCGGCCGAAACCACGGTTTCCAAGTCGGAGGCCAAGCGGCGCGACGTCACCCTCAAGATAGCCGACGCCCAGCAGAAGCAGGAGAACCAGATCAAGGCGATCCGGTCCTTCATCGCCCAGGGCGTCGATGCCGTGTTCCTCGCCCCGGTCGTGGCGACGGGCTGGGACAGCGTGCTGAAGGAGGCCAAGGAAGCCAAGATTCCGGTCGTTCTGCTTGATCGTGACATCGATCCCGCCGGCAAGGACCTCTATCTCACCGCCGTCACCTCCGACAGCGTGCATGAGGGCAAGGTCGCTGGCGATTGGCTGGTGAAGACCGTCGGATCCAAGCCCTGCAATGTCGTCGAACTCCAGGGCACGGTCGGCGCCAGCGTCGCGACGAACCGCAAGAAGGGCTTCGAGAACGGCATCGCCGGCCAGGCCAACATCAAGCTCGTCCGCAGCCAGACCGGCGAGTTCACCCGTGCCAAGGGCAAGGAGGTGATGGAGAGCTTCATCAAGGCGGAAGGCGGCGGCAAATCGATCTGCGCCGTCTACGCGCACAACGACGACATGATGGTCGGCGCCATTCAGGCGATGAAGGAAGCCGGCCTGAAGCCCGGCAAGGACATCCTGACCGTCTCGATCGACGCCGTGCCGGACATCTTCAAGGCGATGGCGGCGGGCGAGGCCAACGCCACGGTCGAGCTGACGCCGAACATGGCCGGGCCCGCCCTCGATGCGCTCGTCGCCTACAAGGCCAAGGGCACCGTGCCGCCCAAATGGATCCAGACGGAGTCGAAGCTTTACACCGCTTCCGACAATCCCCAGGCGATCTACGACAGCAAGAAGGGCCTCGGCTACTGA
- a CDS encoding sugar ABC transporter ATP-binding protein, whose translation MDQPQASSLLAATGFCKSFAGFVALDHVDFTLHAGEIHALLGENGAGKSTLIKTMTGVVQRDAGSLMLNGEEIAPRSAKEAAKAGIATVYQEVNLAPNLSVAQNLFLGRQPTYLGFVRESEMRRRARALMAEFRLEIDVSVPLERYSVAVQHIVAIARAVDLSARVLILDEPTASLDAHEVEVLFAVMRQLRARGIGIVFVTHFLDQVYAVCDRITVLRNGRLAGTAAVADLPRMDLVTMMLGRELSEATHAQAPRREGGETLAKFSGFGRTGYVEPFDLTLQKGRVVGLAGLLGSGRTETARLVFGAERADRGSATVAGRQVELASPREALRLGFGYCPEERKTEGIVAELSVRENIVLALQARRGALKPLSRSEQDAIARRFIGLLDIRPADPERPIGLLSGGNQQKALLARWLATEPRLLILDEPTRGIDVGAHAEIIQLIRKLCAQGMALLIVSSELEEIVTYADEVIVLRDRAHVARLTGDALSVSGILGAIAADASQAA comes from the coding sequence ATGGACCAGCCTCAAGCATCCTCCCTCCTCGCCGCCACCGGTTTCTGTAAGTCTTTCGCCGGCTTCGTCGCGCTCGACCATGTCGATTTCACCCTGCATGCGGGCGAGATCCATGCCTTGCTCGGCGAGAACGGGGCGGGCAAATCCACGCTGATCAAGACGATGACCGGCGTCGTACAGCGCGATGCGGGCAGCCTGATGCTGAACGGCGAGGAGATCGCGCCCCGTTCGGCAAAGGAGGCCGCGAAGGCGGGCATCGCCACCGTCTATCAGGAGGTCAATCTCGCGCCCAACCTCTCGGTCGCCCAGAACCTCTTCCTGGGACGCCAGCCGACCTATCTCGGCTTCGTCCGCGAAAGCGAGATGCGGCGACGCGCGCGGGCGCTGATGGCCGAGTTCCGCCTCGAAATCGACGTGTCGGTCCCGCTCGAGCGCTATTCGGTCGCGGTCCAGCATATCGTCGCAATCGCGCGGGCGGTGGATCTCTCGGCGCGCGTGCTGATCCTCGACGAGCCGACCGCGAGCCTCGACGCCCATGAGGTCGAGGTGCTGTTCGCCGTCATGCGCCAGCTCAGGGCGCGCGGCATCGGCATTGTCTTCGTCACCCACTTCCTTGACCAGGTCTATGCCGTCTGCGACCGGATTACGGTGCTGCGCAACGGCCGGCTCGCCGGAACGGCTGCTGTCGCCGACCTGCCTCGTATGGACCTCGTCACCATGATGCTCGGGCGCGAGCTCAGCGAGGCAACCCACGCGCAAGCCCCCCGTCGCGAAGGCGGGGAGACGCTTGCTAAGTTCTCAGGCTTCGGCAGGACCGGCTATGTCGAGCCTTTCGACCTCACCTTGCAGAAGGGCCGCGTCGTCGGGCTGGCCGGCCTGCTCGGCTCGGGCCGCACCGAGACCGCCCGCCTCGTCTTCGGTGCCGAGCGCGCCGATCGCGGCTCGGCGACGGTCGCCGGCCGTCAGGTCGAGCTCGCGAGCCCGCGCGAGGCACTGCGGCTGGGCTTCGGCTATTGCCCGGAGGAGCGCAAGACCGAGGGCATCGTCGCCGAATTGAGCGTGCGCGAGAACATCGTCCTGGCGCTGCAGGCCCGGCGCGGCGCGCTGAAGCCGCTGTCGCGCAGCGAGCAGGACGCGATCGCGCGCCGCTTCATCGGCCTGCTCGACATCCGCCCAGCCGACCCCGAACGTCCGATCGGCCTGTTGTCGGGCGGCAACCAGCAGAAGGCCTTGCTCGCCCGCTGGCTCGCGACGGAGCCGCGCCTGCTGATCCTGGACGAGCCGACGCGCGGCATCGATGTCGGCGCCCATGCCGAGATCATCCAGCTCATCCGCAAGCTCTGTGCGCAGGGCATGGCGCTGCTGATCGTCTCCTCGGAACTCGAGGAGATCGTAACCTATGCCGACGAGGTGATCGTGCTGCGCGACCGAGCCCATGTCGCTCGCCTGACGGGCGACGCGCTCAGCGTCTCCGGCATCCTGGGCGCGATCGCCGCCGACGCATCGCAGGCGGCCTGA